Part of the Pseudodesulfovibrio hydrargyri genome is shown below.
CGCCGCAGTGGTCCCTGCGGTCAGGGGACGGGACTTGCCGAAACCCACGGCCTCGATGAGGTCCGGGTTGATGCGCCACTTGTCCACCAGGTACGCCTTGACCGCGTCGGCCCGCTTCTTGGACAGGTCGAGGTTGTACCGGGCGTCGCCCGAGGCGTCGGTGTGCCCGCCGACCACGATGCTCTTTCCCTTGAATTCTGGCGAGTTCAGGGTCTCGCCCAGGGCGTCGAGAACGGCGTGGGACTCGGGCTTGATGGTCGCCTTGTCGAAGTCGAACTGGATGTCCAGATCCACGCCCGAGATGCCGGGCCGGGGCGTCGCGTCCTCGCCGGTCCGTGCGGCCTCGTCTTCCGCGTCGCCCCGCGCGGGCTGCCCGGCGGCCGGGCCCGAGGACACGGCCGGGGCCGGGGAGGTCTCGGGCGGGAGGTCCGCGCCCTGCGCGCCGTCGGTGGGACCGGCCATGAGCCCGCTTTTCACCGCCTCCGGGGTGGAGGCGTAAGGGAACCGCGAATCCGGGTCGGGCAGCCAGGACTTGAGCGGCACGGCCATGTCCCTGGCGATGGCGCGGATCATCTGGTTGAACGGGCTGTGCGACATGCGCGTCTCGTGGACCACCACCACGAAGTCTTCCGGGTCGCGCTGCTCAATGCGCGAAGACTGGATCATGGTCCAGAGCAGGGTGCCGCTGCCCGCGGCGTAGACGTCCACCTGAATGGTCACGGCCGAGTCGTCCAGGGTGGTGCCGTCGTAGAAATAGGGCACCTTGCCGATGACCAGCAGGTCCGCGCCGCGCCGTCTGGCCGATTCCAGGGCCGAGGAATACCCCTGGTAGCCGTAGCCCGGGGCCAGCTCCATGGTCGAGAACAGCCGCTCCTCGGTCCAGACGTTGAAGAATATCTGGGTGAACGAGGCGGACAGGGCCGCGTGGTCCGGGCTTTCCTGCTGGATGATGAACGGGTGGAAATAGGCGGTCAGGGGCGTGTACTGCCTGCCCTTGGGGTGGACCGAGACCTGGAGCGCCGATTTCCTGACGGGCGCGTCCGTGTATATCCTGGTCTGGTCGGTCAGGGAGAGGTCCACGTGCGAACACGCGGCTATGGTCAGCAACAGGCTGAAAAGAAGAGCTTTTTTCATATCATTCACCGGCTGATGGTTGATGCCGCCCGGAACTGCCCGCCGGGTTTGCGACGGGGCCGGAATCCTTGGCGGGATCAGAGCAATAT
Proteins encoded:
- a CDS encoding OmpA family protein, which codes for MKKALLFSLLLTIAACSHVDLSLTDQTRIYTDAPVRKSALQVSVHPKGRQYTPLTAYFHPFIIQQESPDHAALSASFTQIFFNVWTEERLFSTMELAPGYGYQGYSSALESARRRGADLLVIGKVPYFYDGTTLDDSAVTIQVDVYAAGSGTLLWTMIQSSRIEQRDPEDFVVVVHETRMSHSPFNQMIRAIARDMAVPLKSWLPDPDSRFPYASTPEAVKSGLMAGPTDGAQGADLPPETSPAPAVSSGPAAGQPARGDAEDEAARTGEDATPRPGISGVDLDIQFDFDKATIKPESHAVLDALGETLNSPEFKGKSIVVGGHTDASGDARYNLDLSKKRADAVKAYLVDKWRINPDLIEAVGFGKSRPLTAGTTAADQQRNRRVEIRLADQALQ